Proteins encoded in a region of the Rutidosis leptorrhynchoides isolate AG116_Rl617_1_P2 chromosome 9, CSIRO_AGI_Rlap_v1, whole genome shotgun sequence genome:
- the LOC139866171 gene encoding protein neprosin-like yields MASSSSSSKILFTFVCILMFVPVVPKNVTTFNPMQELKKLKRIKNHLKKINKPSVKTIKSPDGDLIDCVLSHLQPAFDHLKLKGQKPLEPPLERPKGHNSSDENMETSQLWTQTNEVCPKGTIPIRRTTENDVLRASSLKRFGRKIVRGVRRDTTSGGHEHAVAFVNGGQYYGAKANINVWAPAVTDPYEFSLSQIWVISGSFGNDLNTVEAGWQVSPELYGDGYPRFFTYWTTDAYQTTGCYNLLCSGFVQTNNRIAIGAAISPRSSYNSKQFDIGLMIWKDPRHGHWWLQFGSGLLIGYWPSFLFSHLQRHASMIQFGGEIVNTRSRGYHTSTQMGSGHFADEGFGKASYFRNLKIVDWDNSLLPLTNLHLLADHPNCYDIKEGKNNVWGNYIYYGGPGRNGRCQ; encoded by the exons atggcttcttcttcttcttcttccaaaaTCTTATTTACATTTGTTTGTATACTAATGTTTGTACCCGTTGTACCGAAGAATGTAACCACTTTCAACCCAATGCAAGAGTTGAAAAAGCTAAAAAGAATTAAAAATCATCTCAAGAAGATCAACAAGCCTTCAGTCAAAACCATTAAG AGTCCTGATGGAGACTTGATAGATTGTGTTCTTTCTCATCTTCAACCAGCATTTGATCATCTTAAGCTCAAAGGACAAAAACCATTG GAACCACCATTGGAGAGACCAAAGGGACATAACTCAAGTGATGAAAACATGGAAACCAGTCAGTTATGGACACAAACAAATGAAGTTTGTCCAAAAGGTACTATTCCAATTAGAAGAACTACTGAAAATGATGTTTTACGAGCGAGTTCTCTAAAACGATTTGGAAGAAAGATCGTAAGAGGTGTTAGACGCGATACAACGAGCGGTGGTCATGAG CATGCTGTTGCTTTTGTGAATGGAGGGCAATATTATGGAGCTAAGGCGAATATAAATGTATGGGCACCTGCTGTTACAGATCCATATGAATTTAGTCTGTCACAAATTTGGGTTATTTCTGGTTCATTTGGAAACGATTTAAATACCGTTGAAGCTGGTTGGCAG GTTAGTCCGGAGTTATATGGAGACGGTTACCCTAGATTTTTCACTTACTGGACA ACTGATGCATACCAAACAACTGGATGCTACAACTTATTGTGCTCAGGATTTGTTCAAACAAACAACAGAATTGCAATAGGTGCTGCAATATCTCCAAGATCATCTTACAATAGTAAACAATTCGACATCGGCCTTATGATATGGAAG GACCCTAGACATGGACACTGGTGGCTGCAATTTGGGTCAGGACTACTGATAGGCTATTGGCCGTCGTTTTTGTTTAGTCATTTACAACGTCACGCAAGTATGATACAATTTGGAGGGGAGATAGTGAACACGAGATCAAGGGGATATCACACGTCAACACAAATGGGTAGCGGTCATTTTGCAGATGAAGGATTCGGAAAAGCTTCTTATTTTCGAAACTTGAAGATTGTTGATTGGGACAATAGTTTGCTTCCTTTAACAAATCTACATTTATTAGCTGATCATCCAAATTGTTATGATATAAAAGAAGGAAAGAATAATGTTTGGGGGAATTATATATATTATGGAGGTCCAGGTAGGAATGGAAGGTGTCAATAA